A stretch of Aureispira sp. CCB-E DNA encodes these proteins:
- a CDS encoding T9SS type A sorting domain-containing protein, with translation MKFNFLIAFFSACFLTIGSVSAQTNVMFKFKIWRNSVSVANYLGEYTAYTNGTDFYDVTSDMTSQLCPGDQLVIQNLCSLNGTQLSFDGVNKKATIGLTSKIGCSIVGPPANPNPLTHIADVCQGVSGCTTAPQHFNTWNWGTYITINLPPYSSTTGNTFLMFSYGIMGTPVSNCGCGHRYSFTKINLAPSTSISDLTICPDASVTIPTTSGFTYSNWSPNNPNVTTPTTNTNYTVDITHTATGCTTTDAFTIRVNYPDAELSMPNQLCYNQSTQFTEDDYYELYGNSTTPLSLTVNGAVIFDANANVFNFPYLLDGPTTGAGTYTFEYTYSKNGLTCTKTYEMIIHPEIVLNMQSAYAFCNSNFQPIFATSGGIVGQPGITYIWTQFGVPFSVGTGPYFTPSSYGTYTVRAYDEFGCEVRHTFTVYDPGVGIKHPANITYCSLTERGPSYVGWHSDPFGPIRYSFDWTYTDENGTTVSIANSGPGYQVPYLGPGTYTAVVNANGCTETISITVTDLLQVYNNHGNAAFSFTPLFGNQVSCQPNVSMSGVNDIWTVVDEFGTTISTAPYGSGIRFSYTTGVEYTVTLRRESPSHCQVFVNQFTWLDNFRKVRREQVSNDNNSLNFEPTSVETFPNPTTGLVNVQLKNAETSETSIQVLNTLGQIVIEKQVQDTNTIEIDLSKEISGMYILHIVNGNTQLTEKIIKE, from the coding sequence ATGAAATTTAATTTTTTAATTGCATTCTTTAGTGCTTGCTTTTTGACAATTGGTAGTGTATCTGCTCAAACAAATGTCATGTTTAAATTCAAGATCTGGAGAAACTCAGTTTCTGTTGCCAATTATCTTGGAGAATATACAGCATATACGAATGGAACAGATTTTTATGATGTTACATCAGACATGACAAGTCAACTTTGCCCTGGTGACCAACTAGTTATACAAAATCTTTGTTCATTAAATGGCACTCAATTGTCTTTTGATGGGGTAAATAAAAAAGCTACAATAGGCTTAACAAGCAAAATAGGTTGTTCTATTGTAGGTCCACCCGCAAACCCAAACCCATTGACACATATTGCTGATGTCTGTCAAGGTGTTTCTGGCTGTACAACTGCCCCTCAACATTTCAATACTTGGAACTGGGGTACTTATATTACAATCAATTTACCCCCATATTCTTCTACAACAGGAAATACATTTTTGATGTTCTCGTATGGTATCATGGGAACACCTGTTAGTAATTGTGGTTGTGGGCATCGTTACTCGTTTACTAAAATCAACTTAGCACCAAGTACTTCAATTAGTGACTTGACTATTTGCCCTGACGCTTCTGTTACAATTCCGACTACTAGCGGTTTTACCTATAGCAACTGGAGTCCTAATAACCCGAACGTAACTACTCCAACTACCAATACCAATTATACGGTAGACATTACTCATACAGCAACAGGCTGTACAACAACAGATGCTTTTACCATTAGAGTTAACTACCCTGATGCAGAACTATCTATGCCCAACCAATTGTGTTACAACCAAAGTACTCAATTCACAGAAGATGATTATTATGAACTGTATGGCAATTCTACAACTCCTTTATCACTGACAGTCAACGGTGCTGTTATATTTGATGCCAATGCTAATGTGTTTAATTTCCCTTATCTTCTAGATGGTCCTACAACAGGTGCAGGAACCTACACATTTGAATATACCTACTCTAAAAATGGTCTTACCTGCACCAAGACTTATGAGATGATTATTCATCCAGAAATTGTCCTAAATATGCAAAGTGCTTATGCATTCTGTAATAGCAATTTCCAACCCATCTTTGCTACCTCTGGTGGTATTGTAGGACAACCTGGCATTACCTACATCTGGACACAATTTGGCGTTCCATTTTCTGTAGGAACAGGACCTTACTTTACGCCTTCATCTTATGGGACCTACACAGTAAGAGCTTATGATGAGTTTGGCTGTGAAGTTAGACACACGTTTACAGTATACGATCCAGGAGTTGGCATCAAGCACCCTGCTAATATTACCTACTGTTCTTTAACAGAGCGTGGCCCTAGTTACGTTGGTTGGCATAGCGATCCATTTGGACCAATTCGCTATAGCTTCGACTGGACTTATACGGACGAAAACGGAACAACAGTTTCTATTGCCAACTCAGGTCCAGGCTATCAAGTTCCTTACCTTGGACCAGGTACCTACACAGCTGTTGTGAATGCCAATGGATGTACAGAAACCATTAGCATCACCGTAACTGACTTATTGCAAGTTTACAACAACCACGGTAATGCAGCCTTTAGCTTTACGCCTTTGTTTGGAAATCAGGTTTCTTGCCAACCCAATGTTAGCATGTCTGGAGTCAATGATATATGGACAGTTGTTGATGAATTTGGAACTACCATTTCTACGGCTCCTTATGGCTCTGGTATTCGCTTCTCTTATACAACTGGAGTTGAATATACAGTTACATTAAGAAGAGAGTCTCCTAGTCACTGTCAGGTGTTTGTTAATCAATTTACTTGGTTGGACAACTTTAGAAAAGTAAGACGTGAGCAGGTTTCTAACGATAACAACAGCTTGAATTTTGAACCAACAAGTGTTGAAACCTTCCCCAATCCAACAACAGGCTTGGTTAATGTTCAGCTAAAAAATGCTGAAACTTCGGAAACGAGCATTCAAGTTCTCAATACATTGGGGCAAATTGTAATAGAAAAACAAGTTCAAGATACGAATACCATCGAAATTGACTTGAGTAAAGAAATCAGTGGTATGTATATCCTTCACATTGTTAACGGAAATACTCAATTGACAGAAAAAATTATCAAAGAATAA
- the murI gene encoding glutamate racemase produces MKKLAFFDSGLGGLTVLHEALKQMPNEQYIYFADSDNAPYGIQSTAAIKTLVFDAVEFLMQQDLKALVLACNTATSVVVKDLRQQYTIPIIGMEPAVKPAIELAKHKKTLICATKKTLAENKLQLLIENLNATDKVKRLSLQGLVTFAENFNFNGIEVVHYLNHSFQNINWEEFDSIVLGCTHFIYFKPIIQTLIPSHIRILDGNEGTINHLRSKISLATTMTTFPIEFFTSKKAMPASHFAPCFDLLNQ; encoded by the coding sequence ATGAAGAAATTGGCATTTTTTGATTCTGGGTTGGGTGGCTTAACGGTATTGCACGAAGCTTTAAAGCAAATGCCAAACGAGCAGTATATCTATTTTGCAGATTCTGACAATGCGCCTTATGGCATTCAGTCTACTGCTGCGATCAAAACCTTGGTATTTGATGCCGTTGAATTTTTAATGCAACAAGATCTTAAAGCTTTAGTTTTGGCCTGCAATACGGCCACTAGTGTTGTTGTCAAGGATTTGCGCCAACAATATACCATTCCAATCATAGGCATGGAACCAGCTGTCAAACCTGCCATCGAATTGGCCAAACATAAAAAAACACTGATTTGTGCAACAAAAAAAACCTTGGCAGAAAACAAACTTCAGTTGCTCATCGAAAATCTAAATGCTACCGACAAGGTCAAACGTCTTTCACTTCAAGGTTTGGTCACTTTTGCCGAAAACTTTAATTTTAATGGCATTGAGGTTGTTCACTACCTCAACCATTCTTTTCAAAACATCAACTGGGAAGAGTTTGACTCCATTGTATTAGGTTGCACTCATTTTATCTATTTCAAACCAATCATCCAAACGCTTATTCCTTCGCACATTCGTATATTGGATGGCAATGAAGGCACCATCAACCATTTGCGCAGTAAAATTTCTTTAGCCACCACGATGACTACTTTTCCTATAGAGTTTTTTACATCCAAAAAAGCAATGCCAGCTTCACATTTTGCTCCTTGTTTTGACTTACTCAATCAATAA
- a CDS encoding M14 family metallopeptidase, with amino-acid sequence MKVFLTTLLFLFFSLEIAAQLPFELLTTPEKTAFEKTSTSEEVVAFVEAIQKRSDQVHTEVLLISDSGRSVPLVVMANPAVRTPEEAKASGKPIIYFQGNIHGGEVEGKEALMILMREILFGDKAYLLNNQIVIFVPNYNPDGNNKLSSEHRKSQEHCPHLAGSRRSGGDWDLNRDGIKMDAVETKGLMKNLILKWDPDVFVDMHTTNGVWHGNELTYAHSYHYAGHPATSDYTKDIMLPKIKKNVLDKYDLHFDIYGGYSLAEGWPPKKFYTYNHHPRYLVNQFGLRNKMAILSETFAHDKFYHRINSAHKFALEILEYTSLHGRQIMTINKKSATETIHKIKTQAGTYKNGVRFKMVPTTKPFQLRTYEYLPYTDSTGKTKYARTANRIDVPNVTNYSAFEATVTSTVPRGYILPAELKNIVEHLRAHGIVVEELTQKTSFSGEVFTIEQLDVNKKPFERHNMVTLKGNFAPANKSFPKGSYKVDLAQPLANLIFYLLEPQSDDGLVTWNFFDKVLYQLGVNNQPIEYPVFKYW; translated from the coding sequence ATGAAAGTTTTTTTAACAACTCTCCTATTTCTTTTTTTTAGCCTAGAAATAGCAGCTCAATTACCTTTTGAATTGCTCACGACACCTGAAAAAACAGCTTTTGAGAAAACATCTACCTCTGAGGAAGTGGTTGCCTTTGTTGAAGCCATTCAAAAAAGAAGCGATCAAGTCCATACAGAAGTTTTGCTGATAAGCGATAGCGGTCGGTCAGTTCCATTGGTCGTCATGGCTAATCCTGCTGTTAGAACACCAGAAGAAGCAAAAGCCTCTGGAAAACCAATTATCTATTTTCAAGGTAATATTCATGGTGGAGAGGTAGAAGGCAAGGAAGCATTGATGATTTTAATGAGAGAAATCTTATTCGGTGACAAAGCCTATTTGCTCAATAATCAAATTGTTATTTTTGTTCCTAATTATAATCCAGATGGCAATAACAAACTTTCTTCTGAACATCGAAAATCTCAAGAGCATTGTCCTCATCTAGCGGGAAGCCGGCGTAGTGGTGGGGATTGGGATTTGAATCGAGATGGAATAAAAATGGACGCGGTAGAAACCAAAGGATTGATGAAAAATTTAATTCTAAAATGGGACCCTGATGTTTTTGTCGATATGCACACAACCAATGGGGTTTGGCATGGCAATGAACTAACCTATGCGCATAGTTATCATTACGCAGGTCATCCTGCTACCTCTGATTATACTAAGGATATCATGTTGCCTAAAATCAAAAAAAATGTCCTAGATAAATACGATTTGCATTTTGATATCTATGGCGGTTATTCATTGGCGGAAGGTTGGCCTCCTAAAAAATTCTACACCTATAATCACCACCCTCGTTATCTGGTCAATCAGTTCGGTTTGCGTAACAAAATGGCCATTCTTAGTGAAACATTTGCACATGACAAATTTTATCATCGTATTAATTCTGCTCATAAGTTTGCCTTAGAAATACTTGAATATACTAGTTTGCATGGACGACAAATTATGACCATTAATAAAAAAAGCGCCACTGAAACCATCCATAAAATAAAAACCCAAGCAGGTACTTACAAAAATGGCGTTCGTTTTAAGATGGTACCAACAACAAAGCCGTTTCAGTTGAGAACTTATGAATACCTTCCTTATACCGATAGTACAGGAAAAACAAAATACGCACGTACTGCTAATAGAATTGATGTTCCTAATGTTACCAATTATAGCGCTTTTGAAGCCACTGTTACTTCTACTGTTCCTAGAGGTTATATTCTCCCTGCCGAATTAAAAAACATTGTAGAGCATTTGCGAGCACATGGTATCGTAGTAGAAGAACTGACACAAAAAACTAGCTTTTCTGGTGAAGTTTTTACGATTGAACAATTAGATGTAAATAAAAAACCTTTTGAACGACATAATATGGTCACTTTAAAAGGAAACTTTGCGCCTGCGAATAAATCGTTCCCAAAAGGTTCTTATAAAGTTGACCTTGCTCAACCTTTGGCCAACTTAATTTTTTACTTATTAGAGCCTCAATCTGACGATGGTTTGGTTACTTGGAATTTCTTTGACAAAGTGCTTTACCAACTTGGCGTAAATAATCAACCGATAGAGTATCCTGTTTTCAAATATTGGTAA